One Streptomyces sp. CNQ-509 DNA window includes the following coding sequences:
- a CDS encoding SDR family oxidoreductase, giving the protein MRIVIAGGHGQIALRLERLLAARGDEVAGIIRRPEHADDLRAAGAEPLVCDLESAGADEVARLLEGADAAVFAAGAGPGSGEARKDTVDRGAAVLFADAAVAAGVRRFLVVSSMGAGSEPPAGGDPVFSAYLRAKTAADEYVQARDGLDWTILRPGSLRNDAGTGLVDLAAKTGRSAVPRDDVAAVLVALLDEPRTVGLTLELVEGSTPVLDAVAAVAAKE; this is encoded by the coding sequence ATGCGCATCGTCATCGCTGGAGGACACGGTCAGATCGCCCTGCGGCTTGAGCGGTTGCTCGCCGCCCGGGGCGACGAAGTCGCGGGGATCATCCGCCGCCCCGAGCACGCCGACGACCTGCGGGCCGCCGGTGCCGAACCCCTCGTCTGCGACCTGGAGTCCGCGGGTGCCGACGAGGTCGCCCGGCTCCTCGAAGGCGCCGACGCCGCGGTGTTCGCCGCCGGTGCGGGGCCCGGCAGCGGTGAGGCGCGCAAGGACACCGTCGACCGCGGTGCCGCCGTGCTCTTCGCCGACGCCGCGGTGGCGGCCGGCGTGCGGCGCTTCCTCGTCGTCTCGTCCATGGGTGCCGGGAGCGAGCCTCCGGCCGGCGGAGACCCGGTGTTCTCCGCGTACCTGCGGGCGAAGACCGCCGCCGACGAGTACGTGCAGGCCCGGGACGGCCTGGACTGGACGATCCTGCGGCCCGGGTCGCTGCGCAACGACGCCGGTACCGGCCTGGTCGACCTCGCCGCGAAGACGGGCCGTTCCGCGGTCCCGCGCGACGACGTGGCCGCGGTGCTGGTCGCGCTCCTGGACGAGCCCCGGACGGTGGGCCTGACGCTGGAACTCGTCGAGGGCAGCACCCCGGTGCTGGACGCGGTCGCGGCGGTGGCGGCCAAGGAGTAG
- a CDS encoding SRPBCC domain-containing protein, with translation MSVPGFPEPADPTEIRLDAFLPHPPRTVWRALTEPGLRARWLMPGDFRLEVGHRTTMRALPRPGTGFSGTVAEEVLAYEPERMLRVRWTDAEPGAEGGTGDGTGPGTADWTITWTLAPEGRGTRLFLVHAGFDPDDPLQRRAHRIMGGGWSSQVLPALAEVLREG, from the coding sequence ATGAGCGTCCCCGGCTTCCCCGAGCCCGCGGACCCCACCGAGATCCGGCTCGACGCCTTCCTCCCCCACCCGCCCCGCACGGTGTGGCGGGCCCTCACCGAGCCCGGACTGCGCGCCCGCTGGCTCATGCCGGGCGACTTCCGCCTCGAAGTCGGCCACCGCACCACGATGCGGGCGCTCCCCCGCCCCGGCACCGGCTTCTCGGGCACGGTGGCGGAGGAGGTCCTCGCGTACGAACCGGAGCGGATGCTCCGCGTGCGCTGGACCGACGCGGAGCCGGGCGCCGAGGGCGGCACCGGGGACGGGACCGGGCCCGGGACCGCCGACTGGACGATCACCTGGACCCTCGCCCCCGAGGGCCGCGGCACCCGCCTCTTCCTCGTCCACGCCGGCTTCGACCCCGACGACCCGCTCCAGCGCCGGGCCCACCGGATCATGGGCGGCGGCTGGTCCTCGCAGGTGCTCCCGGCGCTGGCGGAGGTGCTGCGGGAGGGCTGA
- a CDS encoding helix-turn-helix transcriptional regulator, with protein MPATQDTRGEDRVFGALSSPVRREVLRLLRDEGPQPVQQLAAHFDMRRPSLSEHLKVLREAGLVSEERAGRQRIYRLEAEPLTEVRDWLGPYERFWRAKLADLAELLDDLPEADGDGGRDRDRADGADRAGGPGAGTGSGA; from the coding sequence TTGCCTGCGACACAGGACACCCGCGGCGAGGACCGCGTCTTCGGCGCGCTGTCCAGTCCCGTACGGCGCGAGGTGCTGCGGCTGCTGCGTGACGAGGGCCCCCAGCCCGTACAGCAGTTGGCGGCGCACTTCGACATGCGGCGGCCCAGCCTCTCGGAGCATCTGAAGGTACTGCGGGAGGCCGGGCTGGTCAGCGAGGAGCGGGCGGGGCGGCAGCGGATCTACCGGCTGGAGGCGGAGCCGCTGACGGAGGTACGGGACTGGCTGGGGCCGTACGAGCGGTTCTGGCGGGCGAAGCTGGCGGACCTGGCGGAGCTGCTGGACGACCTGCCGGAGGCGGACGGCGACGGGGGCCGGGACCGGGACCGTGCGGATGGTGCGGATCGTGCGGGCGGCCCCGGGGCCGGGACCGGGTCCGGGGCATGA
- a CDS encoding VOC family protein: MNITHAQFVTLPVADQDRAKTFYTDALGFDVVADRQMGPVRWLAVAPEGAQTHFVLAAAEQGFTPGSVHGTALVSADLDGDCAALRAAGAKVEGPDDQPWGRQATLEDPDGNRFVLSAEG, from the coding sequence ATGAACATCACCCATGCGCAGTTCGTGACCCTGCCCGTCGCCGACCAGGACCGGGCCAAGACCTTCTACACCGACGCCCTCGGCTTCGACGTCGTCGCCGACCGGCAGATGGGCCCCGTCCGCTGGCTCGCCGTCGCGCCGGAGGGCGCGCAGACCCACTTCGTGCTCGCCGCCGCGGAGCAGGGCTTCACCCCCGGCAGCGTCCACGGCACGGCGCTCGTCAGCGCCGACCTCGACGGCGATTGCGCCGCTCTGCGCGCCGCGGGCGCTAAGGTCGAGGGCCCGGACGACCAGCCGTGGGGCCGCCAGGCGACCCTGGAGGACCCCGACGGGAACCGGTTCGTGCTCTCCGCGGAGGGCTGA
- a CDS encoding MFS transporter has translation MSDIPVNRPAEPAGAAQARGLSATLVLALGTFAVGTDAFVVAGFLPAMAGSLDVSESAAGQSVTVFAAAYAALSPVLATACARVPRRTLLVGALLVLAAANLGSALAPDLPVLMASRVLAAAGAAAFTPGAGAVAAALAPPERRARALAVVIGGLTMATALGVPLGTLAERAVDWRTALGLVAALCACCALGVYAVMPPLPGGAPVPLRARLRALRRPGVLAVLPLTALGMGAGYTVYAYTVPVLADVGVDASGAVWMLCLYGTGAVAGNFAAGLATDRWGAVRVLAFGYALMATGLGVLALSAAAGLRFLPLTAAAMVAWGASSWCQTPPQQHRLISAAPQETALVVGLNASAIYTGIGLGTLLGGALLPLGTAEAATAGAVLAVAAGAWLAGTRRYR, from the coding sequence ATGTCAGATATCCCGGTCAACCGGCCCGCGGAGCCGGCCGGAGCCGCCCAGGCGCGCGGGCTCTCCGCCACCCTCGTCCTCGCCCTCGGCACCTTCGCCGTCGGCACCGACGCCTTCGTGGTCGCCGGCTTCCTCCCCGCCATGGCCGGCTCGCTCGACGTCTCCGAGTCCGCCGCCGGGCAGTCCGTCACCGTCTTCGCCGCCGCGTACGCCGCCCTCTCCCCCGTGCTCGCCACCGCCTGCGCCCGCGTCCCGCGGCGGACGCTGCTCGTCGGCGCCCTGCTCGTGCTCGCCGCCGCCAACCTCGGCTCCGCGCTCGCCCCCGACCTCCCCGTGCTGATGGCCAGCCGCGTCCTCGCGGCCGCAGGGGCGGCGGCGTTCACGCCCGGCGCCGGGGCCGTCGCCGCCGCGCTCGCGCCGCCCGAGCGGCGGGCGCGGGCGCTGGCGGTCGTCATCGGCGGCCTGACCATGGCCACCGCGCTGGGCGTGCCGCTGGGCACGCTCGCCGAGCGGGCGGTGGACTGGCGTACGGCACTGGGGCTCGTCGCCGCGCTCTGCGCGTGTTGCGCGCTCGGGGTCTACGCCGTCATGCCCCCGCTGCCCGGCGGGGCGCCGGTGCCGCTGCGGGCACGGCTGCGCGCGCTGCGCCGCCCCGGGGTGCTCGCCGTGCTGCCGCTCACCGCGCTGGGCATGGGCGCGGGGTACACGGTCTACGCGTACACCGTGCCCGTCCTGGCGGACGTGGGCGTGGACGCCTCGGGGGCGGTGTGGATGCTCTGCCTGTACGGAACCGGGGCGGTGGCGGGCAACTTCGCCGCCGGTCTGGCCACCGACCGCTGGGGCGCGGTGCGGGTGCTGGCCTTCGGGTACGCGCTGATGGCGACGGGCCTCGGCGTCCTCGCGCTGTCGGCCGCGGCGGGGCTGCGCTTCCTGCCGCTGACGGCGGCGGCGATGGTGGCGTGGGGCGCGAGCAGTTGGTGCCAGACCCCGCCGCAGCAGCACCGCCTCATCTCCGCCGCGCCGCAGGAGACGGCGCTCGTGGTGGGGCTCAACGCCTCGGCGATCTACACCGGCATCGGGCTCGGCACGCTGCTCGGCGGGGCGCTGCTGCCGCTCGGTACGGCGGAGGCCGCGACGGCGGGGGCGGTGCTCGCGGTGGCGGCGGGGGCGTGGCTGGCGGGGACGCGCCGGTACCGGTGA
- a CDS encoding Rrf2 family transcriptional regulator, whose product MNMGEGVEWGLHSCLTLAWLRDAGPVPIRRLAVWFDLPQEYLKKRLQALARAGILDSTPGARGGFSLAREPERITLMDVVTALEGPLEPFVCTEIRQQGHGGQGAGREFARPCGVATAMRRAELAWRRELAGQTVADLMAAAPKASAERTRRQYARLTG is encoded by the coding sequence ATGAACATGGGCGAAGGCGTCGAGTGGGGGCTGCACAGTTGCCTGACCCTGGCCTGGCTGCGGGACGCGGGGCCGGTGCCCATCCGCAGGCTGGCCGTCTGGTTCGACCTGCCGCAGGAGTATCTGAAGAAGCGCCTCCAGGCCCTCGCCCGCGCCGGGATCCTCGACTCCACGCCCGGCGCGCGCGGCGGGTTCTCGCTCGCGCGGGAGCCCGAGCGGATCACGCTCATGGACGTGGTGACCGCCCTGGAGGGGCCCCTGGAACCGTTCGTCTGCACCGAGATCCGGCAGCAGGGGCACGGGGGGCAGGGCGCGGGGCGGGAGTTCGCCCGGCCGTGCGGGGTGGCCACGGCGATGCGCCGCGCGGAACTGGCCTGGCGGCGGGAGCTGGCCGGGCAGACGGTCGCCGATCTGATGGCCGCCGCGCCGAAGGCGAGCGCGGAGCGCACGCGGCGGCAGTACGCCCGGCTGACGGGCTGA
- a CDS encoding ABC transporter ATP-binding protein — protein sequence MTTTTDSPAIAATGLRKSYGDKTVLDGIDLHVPEGTVFSLLGPNGAGKTTAVKILSTLITADAGAIRVAGHDPATHADAVRAAIGVTGQFSAVDNLITGEENMRLMADLHHLPRAEGRRITAELLERFDLTDAAARPAATYSGGMRRRLDIAMTLVGSPRIIFLDEPTTGLDPRSRHDMWQIIRELLTDGVTVFLTTQYLEEADELADRIAVLHGGRIAAQGTAAELKRLVPGGHVRLRFEDPGAYERAAGELRETVRDDQALTLQIPSDGTQRELRAILDWLEAADVHADTLTVHTPDLDDVFFALTAAPEKEAAR from the coding sequence ATGACGACGACCACCGACTCACCCGCCATCGCCGCCACCGGGCTGCGCAAGTCGTACGGCGACAAGACCGTCCTCGACGGCATCGACCTGCACGTGCCGGAAGGCACCGTCTTCTCCCTCCTCGGCCCGAACGGGGCCGGCAAGACCACCGCCGTCAAGATCCTTTCCACCCTCATCACCGCCGACGCCGGCGCCATCCGCGTCGCGGGCCACGACCCGGCCACCCACGCCGACGCCGTACGCGCCGCGATCGGGGTCACCGGCCAGTTCTCCGCCGTCGACAACCTCATCACCGGCGAGGAGAACATGCGCCTCATGGCGGACCTGCACCACCTGCCGCGCGCCGAGGGCCGCCGGATCACCGCCGAACTGCTGGAACGCTTCGACCTCACCGACGCCGCCGCCCGGCCCGCCGCCACCTACTCCGGCGGCATGCGCCGCCGCCTCGACATCGCCATGACCCTCGTCGGCAGCCCGCGGATCATCTTCCTCGACGAGCCGACCACCGGCCTCGACCCGCGCTCCCGCCACGACATGTGGCAGATCATCCGCGAGCTGCTGACCGACGGCGTCACCGTCTTCCTCACCACCCAGTACCTCGAAGAGGCCGACGAACTCGCCGACCGCATCGCCGTGCTGCACGGCGGCAGGATCGCCGCGCAGGGCACCGCCGCCGAGCTGAAGCGGCTCGTCCCCGGCGGCCACGTGCGGCTGCGCTTCGAGGACCCCGGGGCGTACGAGCGGGCCGCGGGCGAGCTGCGCGAGACCGTACGCGACGACCAGGCGCTGACGCTCCAGATACCCAGCGACGGCACCCAGCGGGAGCTGCGCGCGATCCTCGACTGGCTGGAGGCCGCCGACGTCCACGCCGACACCCTCACCGTCCACACCCCCGACCTCGACGACGTCTTCTTCGCCCTGACCGCCGCGCCCGAGAAGGAAGCCGCCCGATGA
- a CDS encoding ABC transporter permease: protein MSTLALAVRDSATMLRRNLLHARRYPSMTLNLLLTPVMLLLLFVYVFGDTMSAGLAGGAPDRDVYIAYVVPGLLLMTIGSTTIGTAVSVATDMTEGIVARFRTMAIHRGSVLIGHVLGSVLQCLASVVFVGAIAVAIGFRSTDATVLEWLAAFGLLALFAMALTWVAVGMGLVSPNAEGASNNATPLILLPLLSSAFVPLDAMPGWFRPIAEYQPFTPAIETLRGLLLGTEIGHDGWLSFAWCLGLVVLGYLWSKASFNRDPKEAR from the coding sequence ATGAGCACCCTCGCCCTGGCCGTACGCGACTCCGCCACCATGCTGCGCCGCAACCTGCTGCACGCCCGGCGCTACCCCTCCATGACCCTCAACCTGCTGCTCACCCCGGTCATGCTGCTCCTGCTCTTCGTCTACGTTTTCGGCGACACCATGAGCGCGGGCCTCGCCGGCGGCGCCCCCGACCGCGACGTCTACATCGCCTACGTCGTGCCGGGACTGCTGCTCATGACCATCGGCAGCACCACGATCGGCACCGCCGTCTCCGTCGCCACCGACATGACCGAGGGCATCGTCGCCCGCTTCCGTACGATGGCGATCCACCGCGGCTCCGTGCTCATCGGGCACGTCCTCGGCAGCGTGCTGCAGTGCCTGGCCAGCGTCGTCTTCGTCGGCGCCATCGCCGTGGCCATCGGCTTCCGCTCCACCGACGCCACCGTGCTGGAGTGGCTCGCCGCCTTCGGGCTGCTGGCGCTCTTCGCGATGGCGCTGACCTGGGTCGCCGTCGGCATGGGGCTCGTCAGTCCGAACGCCGAGGGCGCCAGCAACAACGCCACGCCGCTGATCCTGCTGCCGCTGCTGTCCAGCGCGTTCGTGCCGCTCGACGCGATGCCGGGGTGGTTCCGGCCGATCGCCGAGTACCAGCCGTTCACCCCGGCCATCGAGACCCTGCGGGGGCTGCTGCTGGGCACGGAGATCGGGCACGACGGGTGGCTGTCCTTCGCCTGGTGCCTGGGGCTGGTCGTGCTCGGCTACCTGTGGTCCAAGGCGTCGTTCAACCGCGACCCGAAGGAGGCGCGATGA
- a CDS encoding BTAD domain-containing putative transcriptional regulator: protein MTGRVELTFLSRVAFRGREITAPRVRGLLALLAGELRGGCSVGRLVDGLWGEELPADPANALRILASRARAQVGADVVVSTPTGYRLALAPEQVDTAAVERCAEDAARAVRAGDHAAALAAAEEGLGYWDAPPEAEGLPGDPVAELRAEHAAAYADLVRARALALARTGRRAEAAAPLARLHAGAPRDEEVLAELLRAEAASAGPAAALARYDAYRRRLRDGLGTDPGAGLKAVHQELLRAGAPAVRHGVPHDPNPLLGRDADLAAVGALLRSSRLTSIVGPGGLGKTRLAYAVSRRAEQQLVHVVSLAGVRADEDVAGEVASAVGGGSGTPGADVHATLVAALGGQPALLVLDNCEQVVHGAADLVRALLTSAADLRVLVTSRAPLGLSSEAVHHLPQLTPETSAELFAQRARAARPDAELPPAAVAELCQHLDGLPLAVELAAARVRVLSVPEIARRLGDRFALLRGGSRDAPERHRTLHAVVEWSWNLLEEDARGALRALSVFPGGFTAQAAEQLLTSGDALELLEQLVDQSLLKAADTAAGIRFHMLETVREFSAARRAAAGEDEAVTARFLGWARDFGVAHHDALFGREPLQHWPRLRAEQDNLVLALRYALARGDHATTAAAGAVLAGVWITDSASFHRTFGLAADTARPLSHYRPDPRHTEVTRTLCALATAAPFMGYGPLHPRHLATLRRLPPAEPDTLLRALAVVLCAAPGMRPPGYGALDELRASDAPLLAGIAECVASYLLEHAHEPERALAAARRVLAAVDAVPNPSLGLLGHSRCSELCMEAGMGEEAYGHLLAALEALAHLGDQSPTTGLRRGLVLACLQRGEPDEAAMWLRRVEEERSAAEQPQLLAGYEAAWGEIALSRGLTELGLKHWRTAVDKLRPGGPREATYPPVAVPVALSTPPDEGPPGDRPDAPPADPLDDSWGLHVAAAAVAAHAYAGRLEPVADLVALLERRIRALLLAGPLPATEVPAEAGVDGTAVLCLGLVRLAAGDTSAVRLVALAERLYVPQAFHPTLSVDRARRAAQDADGAAYADAVSEYAALGRSELREVARGLIAPPSGRG from the coding sequence GTGACCGGCCGCGTCGAGCTGACCTTTCTGTCGCGCGTCGCCTTCCGCGGGCGGGAGATCACCGCGCCCCGCGTACGCGGCCTGCTCGCCCTGCTCGCCGGGGAGCTGCGGGGCGGATGCAGCGTGGGACGGCTGGTCGACGGGCTGTGGGGCGAGGAGCTGCCGGCGGATCCGGCGAACGCGCTGCGCATCCTGGCCTCCCGCGCCCGCGCCCAGGTCGGGGCGGACGTCGTCGTCAGCACCCCGACCGGGTACCGGCTGGCGCTGGCGCCGGAGCAGGTCGACACCGCGGCCGTCGAGCGGTGCGCCGAGGACGCGGCGCGCGCCGTACGCGCCGGGGACCACGCCGCCGCCCTCGCCGCCGCCGAGGAGGGACTCGGGTACTGGGACGCGCCGCCGGAGGCGGAGGGACTGCCCGGGGATCCGGTGGCGGAGCTGCGGGCCGAGCACGCCGCGGCGTACGCCGATCTCGTACGGGCCAGGGCCCTCGCCCTCGCCCGGACCGGCCGGCGCGCGGAGGCCGCCGCGCCGCTGGCCCGGCTCCACGCCGGTGCGCCCCGCGACGAGGAGGTGCTCGCGGAGCTGCTCCGCGCCGAGGCCGCGTCCGCCGGGCCCGCGGCGGCGCTCGCCCGCTACGACGCGTACCGGCGCCGGCTCCGCGACGGCCTCGGCACCGACCCGGGCGCCGGGCTCAAGGCCGTCCACCAGGAGCTGCTACGGGCCGGGGCCCCCGCCGTCCGGCACGGCGTGCCGCACGACCCCAACCCGCTCCTCGGCCGCGACGCCGACCTCGCCGCGGTCGGCGCCCTGCTGCGCTCCTCCCGGCTCACCTCGATCGTCGGGCCCGGCGGCCTCGGCAAGACGCGGCTGGCGTACGCCGTCAGCCGGCGCGCGGAGCAGCAGCTCGTGCACGTCGTCTCGCTGGCCGGCGTCCGCGCCGACGAGGATGTGGCCGGCGAGGTGGCCTCCGCCGTGGGCGGGGGCAGCGGCACCCCCGGCGCCGACGTCCACGCCACCCTCGTCGCCGCCCTCGGCGGGCAGCCAGCGCTGCTCGTCCTCGACAACTGCGAGCAGGTCGTCCACGGCGCCGCCGATCTCGTACGCGCCCTGCTGACCAGCGCCGCCGACCTGCGCGTGCTCGTCACCAGCCGCGCGCCCCTCGGGCTCAGCTCCGAGGCCGTCCACCACCTCCCCCAGCTCACCCCCGAGACCTCCGCGGAGCTCTTCGCCCAGCGCGCCCGCGCCGCCCGCCCCGACGCCGAACTCCCGCCCGCCGCCGTCGCGGAGCTGTGCCAGCACCTCGACGGGCTGCCGCTGGCCGTGGAGCTGGCGGCGGCGCGGGTGCGGGTGCTGTCCGTACCGGAGATCGCGCGGCGGCTCGGCGACCGGTTCGCGCTGCTGCGCGGCGGGTCGCGGGACGCGCCCGAGCGGCACCGCACGCTGCACGCCGTCGTGGAGTGGAGCTGGAACCTGCTGGAGGAGGACGCCCGGGGCGCGCTGCGGGCGCTGTCGGTCTTCCCCGGCGGCTTCACGGCACAGGCGGCGGAGCAGTTGCTGACCAGCGGGGACGCGCTGGAGCTGCTGGAGCAGCTCGTCGACCAGTCGCTGCTGAAGGCCGCCGACACCGCCGCCGGGATCCGCTTCCACATGCTGGAGACGGTGCGGGAGTTCAGCGCCGCCCGGCGCGCGGCGGCGGGCGAGGACGAGGCGGTCACCGCCCGCTTCCTGGGCTGGGCGCGGGACTTCGGGGTCGCCCACCACGACGCGCTGTTCGGCCGCGAGCCGCTCCAGCACTGGCCCCGCCTGCGCGCGGAGCAGGACAACCTCGTCCTCGCCCTGCGCTACGCCCTCGCCCGCGGCGACCACGCCACCACCGCCGCCGCCGGCGCCGTCCTCGCCGGCGTCTGGATCACCGACTCCGCGAGCTTCCACCGCACCTTCGGCCTGGCCGCGGACACCGCGCGCCCGCTGTCGCACTACCGCCCCGACCCCCGCCACACCGAGGTCACCCGCACCCTGTGCGCCCTGGCCACGGCCGCCCCGTTCATGGGCTACGGCCCGCTCCACCCGCGCCACCTCGCCACCCTGCGCCGCCTGCCCCCCGCCGAGCCGGACACCCTGCTGCGGGCGCTGGCCGTCGTGCTGTGCGCCGCACCGGGCATGCGCCCGCCCGGCTACGGCGCGCTGGACGAACTCCGCGCGAGCGACGCCCCGCTGCTCGCCGGCATCGCCGAGTGCGTCGCCAGTTACCTGCTGGAGCACGCGCACGAGCCGGAGCGGGCGCTGGCCGCCGCCCGCCGGGTGCTCGCCGCGGTCGACGCCGTACCCAACCCGTCCCTCGGCCTCCTCGGCCACTCCAGGTGCAGCGAGCTGTGCATGGAGGCCGGGATGGGCGAGGAGGCGTACGGGCATCTGCTGGCCGCGCTGGAAGCGCTGGCGCACCTGGGCGACCAGTCGCCGACGACAGGGCTGCGGCGCGGGCTGGTGCTGGCGTGCCTGCAGCGCGGGGAGCCGGACGAGGCGGCGATGTGGCTGCGGCGGGTGGAGGAGGAGCGGTCCGCGGCGGAGCAGCCGCAGTTGCTGGCGGGGTACGAGGCGGCGTGGGGCGAGATCGCGCTGTCGCGCGGGCTGACGGAGCTGGGGCTGAAGCACTGGCGTACGGCGGTGGACAAGCTGCGCCCCGGAGGACCGCGGGAGGCGACGTACCCGCCGGTCGCGGTGCCGGTGGCGCTGTCCACGCCACCGGACGAGGGCCCGCCCGGCGACCGGCCCGACGCGCCGCCCGCCGACCCGCTCGACGACTCCTGGGGCCTGCACGTCGCAGCCGCCGCCGTCGCCGCCCACGCCTACGCGGGCCGCCTGGAGCCCGTCGCCGATCTGGTTGCCCTGCTGGAGAGACGGATACGCGCGCTGCTCCTCGCCGGACCCCTCCCCGCCACGGAGGTCCCCGCGGAGGCCGGAGTCGACGGCACCGCCGTGCTCTGCCTCGGCCTCGTCCGCCTCGCCGCGGGCGACACGTCCGCCGTACGGCTGGTGGCCCTCGCCGAGCGGCTGTACGTACCGCAGGCGTTCCACCCCACGCTCTCCGTCGACCGCGCCCGCCGTGCCGCGCAGGACGCCGACGGGGCGGCGTACGCCGACGCGGTGTCGGAGTACGCCGCCCTGGGGCGGAGCGAGCTGCGCGAGGTGGCCCGCGGGCTCATCGCGCCTCCTTCGGGTCGCGGTTGA
- a CDS encoding SAM-dependent methyltransferase, protein MELLDLSQPVALVLLGITAHLTDDTAYDIVGRLMAALSPASFLVLCDDTEVIRPAEMREMIRQWNEAGENPRSNRSPAQLARFFDGLEMLEPGLVSVSLWRPDAAEVGAPTAVDDFGAVARKPSL, encoded by the coding sequence ATGGAACTGCTGGACCTGAGCCAGCCCGTCGCCCTCGTGCTGCTGGGGATCACCGCGCACCTCACCGACGACACCGCGTACGACATCGTCGGGCGGCTCATGGCCGCGCTGTCTCCCGCGAGCTTCCTCGTGCTCTGCGACGACACCGAGGTGATCAGGCCCGCCGAGATGCGGGAGATGATCCGGCAGTGGAACGAGGCCGGGGAGAATCCCCGGAGCAACCGCAGTCCCGCCCAGCTCGCCCGGTTCTTCGACGGGCTGGAGATGCTGGAGCCGGGGCTGGTGTCCGTGTCGCTGTGGCGTCCCGACGCCGCCGAGGTCGGCGCGCCCACCGCGGTCGACGATTTCGGTGCGGTGGCCCGTAAGCCCTCGCTATAG
- a CDS encoding DUF2255 family protein, translated as MAGWTDDELERIGSAEELNLQSLRGDGTLRDPVTMWVVRDGDDVYVRSVKGAQGPWFRGTRSRLEGRIRAGGVDKDVAFVDVGDGGETTSRLDAAYRAKYGRYPADIFGSIVTPQAQAATLRLVPR; from the coding sequence ATGGCCGGCTGGACGGATGACGAGCTGGAGCGGATCGGGAGTGCCGAGGAGTTGAACCTGCAGTCGTTGCGGGGCGACGGCACTCTGCGGGACCCCGTGACCATGTGGGTCGTACGGGACGGGGACGACGTCTACGTGCGGTCCGTGAAGGGGGCGCAGGGGCCGTGGTTCCGGGGGACTCGGTCGCGGCTGGAGGGGCGGATCCGGGCGGGGGGTGTCGACAAGGACGTCGCCTTCGTGGACGTGGGGGACGGGGGCGAGACCACGTCGCGGCTGGATGCCGCGTACCGGGCGAAGTACGGGCGCTATCCCGCCGACATCTTCGGCAGCATCGTGACGCCGCAGGCGCAGGCCGCCACCCTCCGGCTCGTGCCGCGCTGA
- a CDS encoding YajQ family cyclic di-GMP-binding protein, which yields MADSSFDIVSKVDRQEVDNALNQAAKEISQRYDFKGVGAAIAWSGERIEIRANAEERAKAVLDIFQSKLVKRGISLKALESGEPQASGKEYKLYSTVKEGISQDDAKKLAKIVRDEGPKGVKAQVQGDELRVTSKSRDSLQEVINLIKGKDLDFAVQFVNYR from the coding sequence ATGGCCGACTCCAGTTTCGACATCGTCTCGAAGGTCGATCGGCAGGAGGTCGACAACGCTCTCAACCAGGCGGCCAAGGAGATCTCGCAGCGCTACGACTTCAAGGGCGTCGGCGCCGCCATCGCCTGGTCCGGGGAGCGGATCGAGATCCGGGCCAACGCCGAGGAGCGGGCCAAGGCCGTGCTGGACATCTTCCAGTCCAAGCTGGTCAAGCGGGGGATCTCGCTGAAGGCTCTGGAGTCGGGGGAGCCGCAGGCGTCCGGGAAGGAGTACAAGCTGTACTCCACCGTCAAGGAGGGCATCTCCCAGGACGACGCGAAGAAGCTCGCGAAGATCGTCCGCGACGAGGGGCCCAAGGGGGTCAAGGCCCAGGTGCAGGGGGACGAGCTGCGGGTGACCTCCAAGAGCCGGGACTCGCTCCAGGAGGTCATCAACCTCATCAAGGGCAAGGACCTCGACTTCGCCGTCCAGTTCGTCAACTACCGCTAG
- a CDS encoding DUF5988 family protein, whose protein sequence is MPHSKIVILADCPFAIPLLPAAARVDHESEVKIMQGNGYEHFEFIGEYIEVSGILTPVYRWRNRTFIAE, encoded by the coding sequence GTGCCGCATTCGAAGATCGTCATTCTTGCCGATTGCCCGTTCGCGATTCCACTCCTGCCCGCGGCGGCCAGAGTGGATCACGAGAGCGAGGTCAAGATCATGCAGGGGAACGGCTATGAGCACTTCGAATTCATCGGCGAGTACATCGAGGTGAGCGGAATTCTCACACCGGTCTATCGATGGCGCAATCGCACCTTCATCGCGGAATGA